A window of the Gemmatimonadales bacterium genome harbors these coding sequences:
- a CDS encoding glycine/sarcosine/betaine reductase selenoprotein B family protein has protein sequence MAELSDLSVRWQLFVRAYPWRRIDPVPFAPLRKPLSECRVALVSSAGFVVRGQEPFDQHRLGGDPTFREIPADVDAASLVDAHRSEAFDHTGMLRDPNLAFPIDRVREIAAKGRIGSVNHRHLSFMGSLTATGRLTKHTAPRAAEMLAEDAVNVALLVPV, from the coding sequence GTGGCCGAGCTGAGTGACCTGTCCGTGCGCTGGCAGCTGTTCGTCAGGGCGTATCCGTGGCGCCGCATCGATCCCGTGCCCTTCGCGCCTCTCCGCAAGCCGTTGTCCGAGTGCCGGGTGGCACTGGTGTCGAGCGCGGGCTTCGTGGTGCGTGGCCAAGAGCCGTTCGACCAGCATCGGCTCGGCGGTGACCCCACGTTCCGCGAGATTCCGGCAGACGTGGACGCCGCGAGCTTGGTGGACGCGCATCGGAGCGAGGCGTTCGATCACACCGGGATGCTGCGTGATCCCAACCTGGCCTTTCCGATCGACCGGGTCCGGGAGATCGCGGCGAAGGGTCGCATCGGCTCGGTGAACCATCGGCACCTTTCGTTCATGGGCTCGCTGACGGCCACGGGTCGTCTCACGAAGCACACGGCGCCACGGGCGGCCGAGATGCTCGCGGAAGACGCCGTGAACGTGGCATTGCTGGTCCCCGTCTGA